The following are encoded together in the Coffea arabica cultivar ET-39 chromosome 1c, Coffea Arabica ET-39 HiFi, whole genome shotgun sequence genome:
- the LOC113742149 gene encoding uncharacterized protein, translating into MPLSSRNMPSTLNTYWGGANSSSPIFAHLGAESPLDHDFLCVGFPVDHAPFFNALVVYVEHRHYGESVPFGSMEEALKNETARGFFNSAQAIADYAEVLLYVKERFSSPVIVYGGSYGGMLAAWFRLKYPHIAIGALASSAPVLYFDNITRPQDGYYWIVTTDFLATSVSCYRTIKDSWDIVDNIASQPGGLSILSQRFKTCSQALHASLRTSLWLVTLKQNRTACRIKPFLYFQALEQWR; encoded by the exons ATGCCACTTTCAAGCAGAAATATGCCATCAACACTAAATACGTACTGGGGTGGTGCAAATTCAAGCTCACCAATATTTGCACATCTTGGAGCAGAAAGCCCACTTGATCATGATTTCCTCTGTGTTGGTTTTCCTGTTGATCATGCTCCCTTCTTTAATGCTCTTGTTGTTTATGTAGAG CATCGACATTATGGAGAATCagttccatttggttcaatggAAGAAGCATTAAAAAATGAGACCGCTCGCGGATTCTTTAACTCAGCTCAGGCTATAGCTGATTATGCAGAGGTCTTGCTATACGTGAAGGAGAGATTTTCTTCTCCAGTTATTGTCTATGGGGGGTCATATGGAGGAA TGCTGGCAGCATGGTTCCGGCTCAAGTATCCAcacattgctattggagctttAGCCTCATCAGCACCCGTTCTTTATTTCGATAACATCACTCGGCCGCAAGATGGATATTACTGGATCGTGACCACAGATTTTCTT GCGACTAGCGTAAGTTGTTACCGGACAATCAAAGATTCGTGGGATATAGTTGACAATATCGCCTCTCAACCAGGTGGTCTCTCCATTCTGAGTCAGAGATTCAAGACTTGCTCGCAAGCCCTTCATGCTTCCCTGAGGACTTCTCTTTGGCTTGTGACCTTGAAGCAAAATAGAACAGCTTGTagaataaaaccctttttgtaTTTTCAGGCACTAGAACAGTGGCGTTGA
- the LOC140004435 gene encoding uncharacterized protein: protein MYASSAQYNHPPDYPLTVLCEAIDRAGSRTDIFGQIFAGVESAFGKNSSCYDVNYFHRPTETNEGWGWQRCSEMVMPIGRTVEAHMFQPAPFNLTEFTQYCKLVYGVPPRPHWITTYYGGHDIKLTLQKFASNIIFSNGRKDPYSSGGVLEDLSDSLLAISTRSWVSWLVSEAKAE from the exons ATGTATGCATCCAGTGCTCAATATAATCATCCGCCTGATTATCCTCTTACAGTGCTCTGTGAAGCCATTGATCGAGCTGGAAGCCGAACTGATATTTTTGGCCAAATATTTGCTGGTGTTGAGTCTGCATTTGGAAAGAATTCATCCTGCTACGATGTCAACTACTTTCATCGTCCCACTGAAACAAACGAGGGATGGGGTTGGCAA AGATGTAGTGAAATGGTAATGCCCATTGGACGGACTGTTGAAGCTCATATGTTCCAGCCAGCCCCTTTTAATTTGACGGAGTTCACCCAATACTGTAAACTTGTTTATGGCGTCCCGCCTCGACCTCATTGGATCACAACCTACTACGGAGGCCAT GACATAAAACTTACCCTTCAGAAGTTTGCCAGCAACATCATTTTTTCTAATGGTCGAAAAGATCCTTATAGCAGTGGCGG GGTGCTCGAGGACTTATCTGACAGTCTTTTGGCTATATCTACCCGCTCATG GGTCTCGTGGCTGGTTAGTGAAGCAAAGGCAGAATGA